CTGCGGTTCGATTCATTTTTGTTATGGCTTCCCTGCTCGATCGTTTTAGGATTTATTGCATTTGATTTTACGGTGTTGCTTCATGAAGTAGTACATCGAGCCGTGTTCGCCAAGAATCGTCCTCGCTACCATGCGTTGTTAGGCTGGCTTTATGCGCTGCCTAGCGGCATCTCGCGGACGCAATTCACGCGATGGCATCTCGATCATCACGCCGAACTAGGTTCATGGACGGATGATCCCAAACGAGCGCATTTGACGCCCAAAATCGTCAAACGCTGGTACAAGTTTCTCTATATGACGCCTGCGCTTTTCCCCATCTATTTCCGCGCCGCCGCGCGCGAAGCGAAAAAATATCCAGCCTATTTACAGAGGAAAATAAAATTCGAACGCGCCGCAACGATTTTACTTCATCTTTCCGCGATGATCGGATTGATTGCTTATGGGGGAGCGGGACTTTTCCTAAAATTATACGCGATTCCCTATTTTTTCGTTTTTCCTATTGCATTTACTATTAACCGCATTGGGCAGCATTACAACATCAATCCCAACAATCCCGCCGCCTGGTCTACGTTAATGAAGGGCCATTGGTTTTGGGATTTCGTCTATCTCAATTCGAACTATCATTTGGAGCATCACTATTTTCCCGGCGTCCCTTTTTACAACCTTCCGAAACTGCAAGCGCATTTGCATTCATTTTACGAAAGACAAGGAATGACGTATCAAACCTACGGCCAAGCGCTCTACGGTTGGTTCGTCGAAAATCGTTATCCACATACGGATTGGAGAGTCTCCCCGGCTGACGCCGGGGAGGAGCGCGGATAAGGTTTTCAGAGGCGAATTGCAGGACTCATCTATTTGTTTTCTTGTTAGTTTTAACTGCTAATTTCCATAAAGATTATCGCACAAATAGAATTCGTCCAGTAAATATCATTTTGAAAATTTCCAGAATCCTTAGCGAATGAAAGCGAATATTTTTTTTTCTTACATACATACATTGGCTTGGCAAGGCGGCCCATCGGCAGGTTTCGCGCATTTCCCGCATATACCGGCGATAGAGCCAACGGGCGGCGGAATCGATGGTCAAGCCGAAGGGATGCAGTTTGGGATCGCACATCCAGCGGTTTAGTACTTTCAATCCGTGATAATGATAAAAAATCAATGGCGCTTCGTCGACGGTTATTGGCTGATGGTTTAAATCCAATGTATAGTTGCCAAGATTCCATGGCGCCAGCCCCGCTCCTTTGTGCTGCAATACGGCGGCGCCGTTGAATCGCTGGGGCCAATCGTCCAGATATTTTTGGTCGGCGAATTTTCCATCCTCCAATCGGTCGTAGCACCATTCGTTGCAGCGGTCTCTCCACCATTGCAAACAATCTCGAGCATTTGCATCATTGCGGAAAATTATAAGGCCGACATTGTATTTTCCCCATTCTTCCAACGATTTCAGCGAATCGGGAAACCGATGTTCGCAGATCAATATCGAACGATCGGCGAATTCCTGAAAAATCGGTTCCGGAGAATTGAAAAAGAATAGATCGGCGTCAACGTAAGCAATAGACTCGATGGAAGGCCATTTCTTAAGAATGTATAATGGCAGGGAAGGAGAGCAGGTGAAATAATATTCGATCAACGAACGATTGCCTTTCGCCGTCCATAGCGCTTCGTCGTTTTGTTCGAATTCTTTTTGGGGGATCACGATCAGATTCGACAAACGCAGCGATCGAAGAAATTCCGCCGTGTATTCGTCGAAGCATAAAACATACAATTGAAATTCCGTATTCGTCTTGGCTAACGACCGGTAAAGCGTCAATCCGGGAACTAAAAAATTCTTATCGAAATACGTGCATAAATGGCGCATGGGATTTATCGGCTCAACCAGGATAGGATCGTTTCCGTTATATAATGCAATTCATCATCCGTTAGTTCGGGGTACATGGGCAAACTTAGTATTTTAGACGCGATAGATTCCGTATGATTCAGGGGCAGAGCCATAGGATAACGTTTTTGATACGCCGGTTGGAGATGGACGGGCAATGGATAATGGATGGCGGTTCCGATTCCTTTTTCCTGAAGATAGTTTTTCAACTCGTCTCGACGATCTACTTGGATGACGTATTGATGATAAACATGAACGGCGTTTGGCTGCATCGCAGGAAGAAGGCAGCGCGAATCGGCGAGACGTTGGTTATAATATTCGGCGATGGCGTTGCGGCGCTCGTTGGCGGCGCGTAAATGCTTTAATTTCACGCGCAATATAGCGGCCTGCAATTCGTCGAGCCGGGAATTCATCCCCGATTCTTCGCTGACGAATTTCTGCTTCCAACCATACTCGCGGAGGCTTCGAACTCTAGCCGCTAATTCCGCATCGTTCACGGCGACTGCGCCGCCGTCTCCCAATGCCCCCAGATTCTTCGTGGGATAAAAACTGAACGCCGCCAGATCGCCCCACGTTCCCGTCATGCGGTCTTGGAGAACGGCGCCGTGGGATTGAGCGCAATCTTCGATTACGAAAAGGCCGTATTTCTTGGAGATTTCTAGAATCGCGGGCATATCGGCGGGATGGCCGTAAAGATGAACGGGGATGATGGCTTTGAACTTGCAGGAAGAACGATTTGCTAGAGATTGAACAGTCTTTTCCAGATGTTCCGGATCCATAACATACGTTTGCAAATCGATGTCGACGAAAACGGGAGCGGCGCCGCTGCGTTCGATGGCGGCAGCCGTCGCCGTCGCCGTATGGGAAACTGTTATAACGGAATCGCCTATACCCACGCCGCAAGCGCGCAGGGCTAAGTCCAGCGCGTCGGTGCCGTTGCCCGCTCCAATGGCGTAATTCGCGCCTAGGAACGAGGAAAATTCCTTTTCGAAACTATCGACTTCCTGACCGAGGATATACCATCCACTGTCTAAGGTGCGATGGATCGCATCATCAATTTCATTTTTATGAGCAAGATATCCCGCTTTGGGATTGGTTTGCAATATCAAGACGACTCTCCAGTTATTACAAGTAATACGGTAAATTCTGGCGATAAAATTCAACGGTTTGCGACAATCCTTTTTGTAATGGGGTTTTTGGATTCCAATGCAGCATGGATTGTATGTATTGAAAGTTGGAATAATAGTCGCCGATGTCGATGCGTTTGCGTTCCTCCGGAAAATCGCGCAAAAGATATTCTCCTCCCCCAGCCGCTGCAATTAACATTTCCGCTAGGGATTTGAGACAGATGACGCCATCCCCGCCGAGATTCATGATTTTACCATAGGCGTTTGGATTCGTGGCCGCTAGAAGAAAAGCATCGACGGCGTCGTCGACGTAAGTGAAATCGCGTAGTTGCTCGCCGCCCCAAACCTCGAAAGGCTTTCCCTCCACAACATGCTTGATCCAAACGCCTAAAAACGTTTGGCGCGCATCTTTAATTCTCATGCGCGGGCCGTAAGTATTCGTCAGGCGCAAAGCGCAGGCGCGGACGCCGTAGACATTGTTATAAAGAATGTGATATTGTTCGCCCGCCATTTTGTTTACGCCGTTGACATCTACCGGACGCAAGAGATGTTTTTCGTCGACGGGCAGATAATCCGGTTTGCCATAAATTTGCCGCGTACTGGCGAAGACAATCTTGATGTTGGGATTAAAATGTCGGCACGCTTCCAAAATCGCCAGTTGCGCCATGCAGTTGATTTCCATGTCGGCGAAAGGATCGCGCATGGAATCCAAATGGCTGGTTTGTCCGGCAAGATTGAAAAGATAGTCTTTGCCTTGCACCAAATAGCGCAGCCCATGCCGATCGCGTACATCGGAGATATTGACGCGCACGCGATCCTCGATTCCGTCGATGTTGAATATATTGCCGCCGTATTCGGGGATAAGGCTGTCGACCAGCGTTATGTCCGCCCCTAACGCCAACAAGCGGCGGGCCAGGTTGGAGCCGATGAAGCCCAGGCCGCCGGTGATTAAGACTTGGCGATGATGAAATGCCGAAGAATAATTGTTCATAGTCTTTTCTATTTGTCAGGAAGCCGGTTTTATCGCTTCCATGTATATGGAATCAGGTTTGATAATAGTCCCATCCGCCAATATATCCAGATGATACTCCTGCCAATGTAAAATTCTACTTGTATTGGCTTTTTGTTGGATAGGATGGCAAAAACCGGTCTCCTGCAATAATTTAGAAAGCGAATAACGATCGTACAACCAATGATGCGTTTCGCCGGAAAGGCGAAAAAGGCCGATTTCAAGCGCCCGGCGTTGGCGGGAATCGAGAAGCGCCCTCAACAAAAACCGTTTGGCGAGAGAGGAAAAACGCTTCGGCGCATTTCTAACAAACCTGATAATACGATGAGCGAAAGAATCGTTAGCGGATAAGATTCTTTGCCGGCTATTCCGCGTTTTCGAATGCATCATTTCGATAAGAGAACGGCCTTCCTCGCCGATGCGCTCCAAAATGAACGATTCGTTGGGAATAGGATTATTCTTAAGATAATTCGCCATCTCGCCGCCGCTAATTTCACGCGTCATCTGATCCAGCAATTCGATTGTTAGCCATTCGTAGTCGTCGCCGTTGGCGGCGTCTCCCGCTAAGGCTTTTTCCAATTTTTCTAAATATTGCCTGGCGATTCGCTCCATATCCGGCGTGGCGATGCGGATGACGCCCCCCGGTTTCAAGACGCGAAAGCATTCTAGCAAGCAAAAGCGAGCATCGCTGCGCCGCAAGTGTTCGAGCATGTGCGAATGATATACGGCGTCCATGCTTCCATCGCCGAAAGGGATGCCCTGGCTTAAGTCATACGCGATTACATTCGGATCGCGCGACGCAAGGTCGATGTTAATCCAATCGGGATGATAGCGCTTCCCGCAGCCTAGGTTCAATAAAGTTTTATCGGACATCGCCATTCCGATTTATCGATCGACAATTCGACAAACGTAAGTTTTCAATTCCGTGGGCTTTCCCATAATGGATTCAAGATTGTAAGGCATGTTCTTCAACTCATGACGGATAACAAATCCATATTGACAAAACAAATGTTTTAGTTCGTCCTCGTTAAAGATTACTTCAATCGTTGGTTCACCGTAAGCGTCTTTTCGCAAGAAAGAAGTTTCCTTTTGACGAATCACGGGCACGGCGTGAAAAATGCACCAGGATTTAGCGGCGCGATGGCTCTCTTCGATGGCCTTGCGGTAATCGTGCAAGTGCATAAGCGCCGTACCTGAAAGCAATACGTCGCACATTTTATTTTGGAAAGGCAATTCCATGCCATCCCCGATTAGGAAATGCGCGTCAGGATAGTTTTTATGGCCTGTAGAGACCATAGCGAGAGATATATCCATCCCGATATAACGAAAAGGCTTTTGCCAAAGCGTGGATAAGACTTCGTAATTCC
The nucleotide sequence above comes from Candidatus Omnitrophota bacterium. Encoded proteins:
- a CDS encoding methyltransferase domain-containing protein, with amino-acid sequence MSDYVKAILRKALPVRLRQFIRRWLPVFGENKKISVSAHYEIVPDAGDLASSPGWRNPEVAKRQEDAFAPLLEEMRKGNPRDDFKALAKAMEMVDVDNPLVIEIGCGSGWNYEVLSTLWQKPFRYIGMDISLAMVSTGHKNYPDAHFLIGDGMELPFQNKMCDVLLSGTALMHLHDYRKAIEESHRAAKSWCIFHAVPVIRQKETSFLRKDAYGEPTIEVIFNEDELKHLFCQYGFVIRHELKNMPYNLESIMGKPTELKTYVCRIVDR
- a CDS encoding DegT/DnrJ/EryC1/StrS family aminotransferase, which produces MILQTNPKAGYLAHKNEIDDAIHRTLDSGWYILGQEVDSFEKEFSSFLGANYAIGAGNGTDALDLALRACGVGIGDSVITVSHTATATAAAIERSGAAPVFVDIDLQTYVMDPEHLEKTVQSLANRSSCKFKAIIPVHLYGHPADMPAILEISKKYGLFVIEDCAQSHGAVLQDRMTGTWGDLAAFSFYPTKNLGALGDGGAVAVNDAELAARVRSLREYGWKQKFVSEESGMNSRLDELQAAILRVKLKHLRAANERRNAIAEYYNQRLADSRCLLPAMQPNAVHVYHQYVIQVDRRDELKNYLQEKGIGTAIHYPLPVHLQPAYQKRYPMALPLNHTESIASKILSLPMYPELTDDELHYITETILSWLSR
- a CDS encoding fatty acid desaturase, producing the protein MSSKGYYYNHIGHLRRDLRNAIPADILRQWHRPAAWKHFAVLLRQLAIAAAAIGIILRFDSFLLWLPCSIVLGFIAFDFTVLLHEVVHRAVFAKNRPRYHALLGWLYALPSGISRTQFTRWHLDHHAELGSWTDDPKRAHLTPKIVKRWYKFLYMTPALFPIYFRAAAREAKKYPAYLQRKIKFERAATILLHLSAMIGLIAYGGAGLFLKLYAIPYFFVFPIAFTINRIGQHYNINPNNPAAWSTLMKGHWFWDFVYLNSNYHLEHHYFPGVPFYNLPKLQAHLHSFYERQGMTYQTYGQALYGWFVENRYPHTDWRVSPADAGEERG
- a CDS encoding NAD-dependent epimerase/dehydratase family protein, with amino-acid sequence MNNYSSAFHHRQVLITGGLGFIGSNLARRLLALGADITLVDSLIPEYGGNIFNIDGIEDRVRVNISDVRDRHGLRYLVQGKDYLFNLAGQTSHLDSMRDPFADMEINCMAQLAILEACRHFNPNIKIVFASTRQIYGKPDYLPVDEKHLLRPVDVNGVNKMAGEQYHILYNNVYGVRACALRLTNTYGPRMRIKDARQTFLGVWIKHVVEGKPFEVWGGEQLRDFTYVDDAVDAFLLAATNPNAYGKIMNLGGDGVICLKSLAEMLIAAAGGGEYLLRDFPEERKRIDIGDYYSNFQYIQSMLHWNPKTPLQKGLSQTVEFYRQNLPYYL
- a CDS encoding methyltransferase domain-containing protein, with protein sequence MSDKTLLNLGCGKRYHPDWINIDLASRDPNVIAYDLSQGIPFGDGSMDAVYHSHMLEHLRRSDARFCLLECFRVLKPGGVIRIATPDMERIARQYLEKLEKALAGDAANGDDYEWLTIELLDQMTREISGGEMANYLKNNPIPNESFILERIGEEGRSLIEMMHSKTRNSRQRILSANDSFAHRIIRFVRNAPKRFSSLAKRFLLRALLDSRQRRALEIGLFRLSGETHHWLYDRYSLSKLLQETGFCHPIQQKANTSRILHWQEYHLDILADGTIIKPDSIYMEAIKPAS